A window of Argopecten irradians isolate NY chromosome 1, Ai_NY, whole genome shotgun sequence contains these coding sequences:
- the LOC138306702 gene encoding uncharacterized protein, translated as MRKKKSDWIKSRNSIAKFLNADPDDVVLLPNVTTGIVTILMSIPFKPGDTILITNLAFQSTYNACVHILHYFSGVAIKTIRITIPIHSTTQVVNLFREALDKDPNIRAVVIDYITCEYALQLPVEEILDVCQQYTVFTIIDGAHAPGQLSLYLDKMKAEFFTGNFYKWMFAPWGCAFVWKNKKVSFPLKSLTSSSPKNDILSQFYDQSCRNESCYYSLPTAVHYIRSKGGIERISMYNTRLLQMASEYLVRLWQTSTLDVPSSMEPPFIRMIRLPKINGFNTSEDDIQSLMDLIYHDHHIDVCLKSVNDQLYVRLSVHIYNCLDDYKKLGNAVLLLMEKRRNGNHACSLSK; from the exons ATGAGAAAGAAAAAATCTGATTGGATAAAGAGCCGGAACTCTATAGCAAAGTTTCTAAACGCAGATCCGGATGACGTCGTCCTTCTTCCGAACGTTACAACAG GTATTGTCACCATTTTGATGTCAATCCCATTCAAACCAGGAGACACCATTCTCATCACAAATCTGGCATTCCAGTCCACATACAATGCTTGTGTacacattttacattatttcaGTG GTGTGGCAATTAAAACCATCCGTATAACCATACCAATTCACAGTACTACCCAGGTGGTCAATCTGTTCAGAGAGGCGCTTGACAAAGATCCTAACATCCGGGCAGTTGTCATAG attatattaCATGCGAGTACGCACTACAACTTCCGGTAGAAGAGATCCTTGATGTATGTCAGCAGTACACGGTTTTCACTATAATTGACGGGGCGCATGCCCCTGGTCAACTTTCGCTTTACTTGGACAAAATGAAGGCGGAATTTTTCACTG GAAACTTCTATAAATGGATGTTCGCGCCATGGGGCTGTGCTTTCGTGTGGAAGAACAAGAAAGTCAGTTTTCCTTTGAAGTCCCTCACGAGTTCCTCCCCTAAGAATGATATTTTGTCCCAGTTTTACGACCAGAGCTGTAGGAACGAGAGTTGTTACTACTCCCTACCTACTGCAGTACACTACATCAGGAGTAAAGGGGGAATC GAGAGGATTTCTATGTACAATACCCGACTTTTACAAATGGCGTCCGAGTACTTGGTACGACTGTGGCAGACGAGTACATTAGACGTCCCGTCCTCCATGGAACCGCCATTTATCCGGATGATTCGTCTTCCGAAAATCAACGGATTCAATACTTCTGAG GACGATATCCAATCCCTGATGGACCTAATTTACCATGACCACCACATAGACGTCTGTCTGAAGTCCGTCAACGATCAGCTGTACGTCCGTTTGTCTGTTCACATCTACAACTGTCTGGATGATTATAAGAAACTTGGGAATGCTGTCTTGTTACTGATGGAGAAGAGGAGAAACGGGAATCACGCCTGTTCATTATCTAAATAA